One segment of Danaus plexippus chromosome 10, MEX_DaPlex, whole genome shotgun sequence DNA contains the following:
- the LOC116766751 gene encoding DNA polymerase theta, with protein sequence MKCNSDEIDLQKLKENVSFLADVFENTFSLQSTINYVKDYVSEIQPKPATGSKRSASQVNKICSQSPGNSLNLSLSNKHVLSQITDNNKSFTKKLKNWGLPTEICRKYEEKGIIEMFDWQVECLSNPKVLIDCQNLLYSAPTSAGKTLVAELLTIKTVLERQKKVIIILPFVSIVREKMFYLQEILSSSGIRVEGFMGSQSPPGGLQAVHIAICTIEKANSLINKLLDEGNISELGAVVVDELHLLGDPHRGYILELLLTKIKYTASKLNDLSIQIIGMSATLPNLKMLADWLEAHLFITEFRPIPLIESCLVGDKYYNKKGEHIGMLCKSNLKEIDDDSVLLICLETIKSSCSVLIFCMTKNRCENLAQSIASSFFKLGCMNNEQGMILREQLKTSSILEVLEQLKGCPVGLDPVLKNIISFGVAYHHAGLTFDERDIIEGAFKSGAVRVLVATSTLSSGVNLPARKVIIRCPMFQKQPINILAYKQMVGRAGRMGKDTKGESILICTPNEQKVGFDLMMGDLDPVKSCIETEDKFMRAVLEMIASQDVCTEEQLDLYSKSTLLFSQQSLHPSQNFLLNDTLKELINYELVRIQKDGEEIRYVATSLGKACLSSSMSPNDGISLFCELQKARQCLVLETDLHLIYLVTPYSVSNQWNNIDWLHLLTLWESLTSAMKRVGELVGVQESFIIRCLRGTNKNNNNQNKLNIHKRFYTALALQDLVNEVPLSEVAGKFQCARGFLQGLQQASATFAGMVTSFCHQLGWKNMEMIISQFQDRLHFGIHSELLELMKLSSLNGVRARTLFNAGFETVASIASAEVNVIENALHKSVPFQSEKQRDEDDMSDLRKRNKIKNIWITGYCGMTATEAAEKLIIEARNYLAQEIGVTEIKWKDTRSEKDILVKNEIDSLQQNKIEPNMNGDDETKSKDIIDTENKSIVEPENLEIVERKIYKEPSIINYSKRENGESDSSINENKILYKQELTRNNRNTDCNEIIKNEKETKTQGNANINNLDLKIAQEISHSDQKIQTNNRLTFSSTKCLKIGQSNKECELKINKVNIENLNSSPGLKEEIEWVSLNLTEIGFDNISKLRNSDNLIPIDTSDKVNELKHNESATSDMALTKSGSSKDVSLFSSDGDDSSLFEESFPADLPSTIIDKLNNDSSVKAKNCTLSPNSTVNAFSSVFDIDEDEDIKLVYEDEKKCSEDNDINNSQNEIIIDTQDMNETIIKHHFISPLKRRANTDKISSAKRSKLQRKLISNRPFEEIQVKNKISRSQEFLLTINKTKITCKLSRDEDIVMSLLDVNKAKRASIILDMNSSSKTNCNIGNKIFENESNLHKYKLPFKGIAFCLRDDTCFYIDLIDIGEHEQIFKTKMSEILSNDSLQLDMLSIKTYYAEIKKYFGVNLSYCNDVSLAEWLLDSEEKISTIADLAFKYCDLDLQKMEIKIDNQIKSYKSLDMHEMNCLRAWCLCDIVKQQEKKISQETLVMEKILNTEIQVCKILGDCEYHGITVDKDLVSRFLIDVKNSQEILQKKAFKICGYHFNFNSSKDVAKVLGLYKGRKTSTRKSVLSAHNSPMSSIIIYWRKLNSILTKSLYPITEQACVYTEDNRISPSYTMYTCTGRISMHEPNLQNLPRKFTIPANYLCDNESCDDVIEFNCRKIFRAAPGYVFISADYCQLEMRILTHFSKDVTLTRIMGSDVDVFKSIAASWSGVPEHEVDEDLRHKAKQLCYGILYGMGNRTLSQHLNVTELEAAYFMDMFYKTYPSIKVFTASLIEECRKKGYVETLMKRRRYLPNINSSVPSKRSAAERQAVNTTIQGSAADIAKSAMCSIQQSTSSLLILQMHDELIYEVPVNNKQDFIVILKKSMENTVRLNVPLPVKIKCGQTWGTMEDVK encoded by the exons atgaaatgcAATAGTGATGAAATAGATTTGcagaaattaaaagaaaatgtgtCATTTTTAGCCGACGTTTTTGAAAATACTTTCTCACTTCAGAGtactataaattatgttaaggaCTATGTATCAGAAATACAGCCAAAACCGGCCACCGGAAGTAAAAGATCAGCATCTCAAGTTAATAAGATTTGTTCACAGTCACCAGGAAATAGTTTAAACTTAAGTTTAAGTAACAAGCACGTGTTATCGCAGATTACTGACAATAATAAgtcctttacaaaaaaattaaaaaactggGGTCTGCCCACTGaaatatgtagaaaatatgaagaaaaagGTATTATTGAAATGTTCGATTGGCAAGTTGAATGTCTCAGCAATCCAAAAGTGCTTATAGATTGTCAAAATCTGTTATATTCGGCACCAACATCTGCTGGTAAGACACTTGTTGCTGAATTATTGACCATTAAGACTGTTCTGGAAAGACAGAAAAAAGTCATAATCATATTACCCTTTGTATCAATTGTGAgagagaaaatgttttatttgcaaGAAATATTATCTAGTTCAGGTATCAGGGTAGAAGGATTCATGGGCTCCCAGTCTCCACCTGGTGGTTTACAGGCAGTACACATTGCGATATGTACAATTGAAAAAGCGAATAGTTTAATCAATAAACTTTTAGATGAAGGAAATATATCAGAATTGGGTGCTGTAGTTGTTGATGAATTACATTTACTTGGAGATCCACATAGAGGATATATTCTGGAGCttcttttaactaaaattaaatatacagcatctaaattaaatgatctctcaatacaaataatagGAATGTCTGCAACtttaccaaatttaaaaatgttggcGGATTGGTTGGAagctcatttatttataacagaattTCGGCCCATACCTCTTATTGAATCATGTTTGGTTGGAGacaagtattataataaaaaaggtgaACACATAGGCATGCTGTGTAAgtcaaatttaaaagaaattgatGATGATAGTGTCCTTTTGATTTGTCTGGAAACAATAAAAAGCAGTTGTTCTgttcttatattttgtatgactAAGAATAGATGTGAAAACTTAGCACAGAGCATTGCAtcatcattttttaaattgggtTGTATGAATAATGAACAAGGTATGATTTTAAGAGAACAATTAAAGACTTCAAGTATTCTCGAAGTTTTAGAACAATTGAAAGGTTGTCCTGTTGGTTTGGAtccagtattaaaaaatattatctcattTGGAGTTGCATATCATCATGCTGGACTTACATTCGATGAGAGGGACATAATAGAAGGGGCATTCAAATCTGGTGCTGTGAGAGTACTCGTTGCTACATCCACCTTGAGTTCCGGTGTTAATTTACCTGCTAGAAAAGTAATCATCAGGTGCCCCATGTTCCAGAAGCAgccaattaatattttggcCTACAAACAAATGGTTGGCAGAGCTGGGCGCATGGGAAAAGATACAAAGGGAGAAAGTATTCTAATATGCACTCCAAATGAACAAAAAGTTGGATTTGATCTGATGATGGGGGATCTGGATCCTGTAAAAAGTTGCATAGAGACTGAAGATAAATTTATGAGAGCTGTATTAGAAATGATTGCTAGTCAAGATGTTTGTACAGAAGAACAGTTAGATTTGTACTCTAAAAGTACACTATTATTTAGCCAACAAAGTCTCCATCCATcccaaaactttttattaaatgacactCTAAAGGAACTCATCAATTATGAACTTGTGAGAATACAAAAAGATGGAGAAGAAATAAGATATGTAGCCACTTCATTAGGGAAAGCCTGTTTGTCATCTTCCATGTCGCCAAACGATGGAATATCATTGTTTTGTGAGTTACAAAAAGCTCGACAATGTTTAGTCTTAGAAACAGACTtacatcttatttatttagtgaCTCCATATAGCGTTAGTAATCAATGGAATAATATAGATTGGTTACATCTGCTCACTCTTTGGGAAAGTCTCACATCCGCCATGAAAAGAGTTGGCGAGCTTGTTGGTGTCCAAGAGAGTTTTATAATTCGTTGCTTAAGgggaacaaacaaaaataataataaccaaaataaacttaatatacatAAGAG ATTTTATACAGCACTAGCATTACAGGATTTAGTGAATGAAGTGCCACTCTCTGAAGTTGCTGGTAAATTTCAGTGCGCTAGAGGTTTTTTACAAGGTTTACAGCAAGCTTCCGCTACATTTGCCG gaatGGTAACATCATTTTGTCATCAACTTGGATGGAAAAACATGGAAATGATTATATCGCAATTTCAAGATCGTTTGCATTTTGGTATACATTCAGAGTTATTAGAACTCATGAAACTATCCTCCCTAAATGGCGTTCGAGCGAGAACTTTATTTAATGCGGGTTTTGAAACTGTTGCAAGCATTGCATCAGCTGAGGTTAATGTTATAGAAAATGCACTTCATAAATCCGTACCATTCCAAAGTGAAAAACAAAGGGACGAAGATGATATGAGCGATTTAAgaaaaaggaataaaataaagaatatatggATAACAGGCTACTGTGGTATGACTGCCACAGAAGCAGCAGAAAAGTTGATAATAGAAGCGAGGAATTATTTAGCCCAAGAGATCGGTGTCacagaaataaaatggaaagaTACAAGATCGGAAAAagatatattagtaaaaaatgaGATCGATagtttacaacaaaataaaattgaaccgAATATGAACGGGGATGACGAAACGAAAAGTAAAGATATAATAGACACAGAAAACAAATCAATAGTCGAACCCGAAAATTTAGAGATAGTTGAACGAAAAATTTACAAGGAACccagtattataaattactctAAGAGAGAAAATGGGGAGAGTGATAGTAGTATcaatgagaataaaattttgtataagcaAGAACTAACTCgtaataatagaaatacagattgtaatgaaattattaaaaatgaaaaagaaacaaaaacacaAGGAAATGCGAATATTAACAATCTTGACTTAAAAATCGCTCAAGAAATATCTCATTCTGatcaaaaaattcaaactaaTAACCGCTTGACTTTCAGTAGTACTAAATGTCTTAAAATTGGACAAAGTAACAAAGAATgtgagttaaaaattaataaagtaaatattgaaaatttaaatagcagTCCTGGTCTCAAAGAAGAAATTGAATGGGTTTCTTTAAATCTAACTGAAATAGGATTCGATAACATATCTAAGCTTCGTAATTCAGATAACCTTATTCCAATAGATACTTCTGATAAGGTCAATGAGCTTAAACACAATGAAAGCGCGACCAGTGATATGGCGCTAACAAAAAGTGGATCGTCTAAGGATGTTAGTCTTTTTTCTTCGGACGGAGATGATTCTAGTCTCTTTGAGGAAAGTTTCCCAGCAGATTTGCCCTCCACTATTATAGATAAACTAAACAATGACAGCTCTGTAAAGGCAAAAAATTGTACTCTTAGTCCTAATTCCACTGTGAATGCATTTAGTTCAGTGTTTGATATAGATGAGGATGAAGACATTAAATTAGTGTATGAAGACGAAAAAAAATGCAGCGAAGACAACGATATAAACAATTCTcagaatgaaataataatagacaCTCAAGATATGAATGAAACTATTATCAAACATCACTTCATAAGTCCACTAAAACGTCGTGCTAATACCGATAAAATTTCCTCAGCAAAGAGATCGAAGTTACAAAGAAAGTTAATTAGTAACCGACCTTTTGAAGAAATACaggtcaaaaacaaaatatcgaGATCTCAGGAGTTTTtgttaactattaataaaaccaaGATAACTTGTAAGCTTTCACGAGACGAAGATATAGTTATGAGTCTGTTAGATGTTAATAAAGCGAAAAGAGCTTCGATTATATTGGACATGAACTCATCATCAAAAACCAATTGCAACATAgggaataaaattttcgaaaatgaaagtaatttacacaaatataaGCTACCCTTTAAAGGAATTGCGTTTTGCTTAAGAGATGATAcgtgtttttatatagatttaattgatataggCGAACACGAgcagatatttaaaacaaagatgTCGGAGATTCTATCAAACGATTCCCTCCAATTGGATATGCTGTCGATAAAGACGTATTACGCTGAaatcaagaaatattttggaGTTAATTTGTCTTATTGTAACGACGTGTCTTTAGCTGAGTGGCTTCTAGATAGTGAGGAGAAAATATCGACAATCGCTGATCTG gCGTTCAAGTACTGTGATCTAGATTTACAAaagatggaaataaaaattgacaaTCAGATAAAAAGTTACAAATCCTTGGACATGCATGAGATGAATTGTTTAAGGGCATGGTGTTTATGCGATATAGTAAAACAAcaggagaaaaaaatatcgcaAGAAACATTGGTCATGGAGAAGATCTTAA ATACAGAAATCCAAGTTTGCAAGATCCTTGGGGATTGCGAGTACCACGGCATTACGGTGGATAAAGATCTCGTGTCGAGATTTTTGATTGATGTGAAAAATTCTCAAGAGATCTTACAGAAGAAGGCATTTAAGATATGCGGAtaccattttaatttcaactcaTCCAAGGATGTAGCTAAA GTTTTAGGACTTTACAAGGGTCGTAAGACCAGCACTAGGAAGAGTGTTCTTTCGGCGCACAACAGTCCTATGtctagtattataatatactggCGGAAACTCAACTCCATCCTCACCAAGAGTCTTTATCCCATCACTGAACAAGCCTGTGTATACACTGAAGATAATAG GATATCTCCATCTTATACCATGTACACATGCACGGGACGCATTAGCATGCACGAGCCGAATTTGCAAAACTTACCGCGGAAATTCACGATACCAGCAAACTATTTATGCGATAATGAATCTTGTGACGACGTAATAGAGTTCAATTGTAGGAAAATATTCAGAGCAGCGCCCGGTTACGTTTTCATATCGGCTGATTACTGCCAGTTGGAAATGAGGATTCTGACACACTTTTCCAAGGACGTTACTCTAACTAGGATAATGGGTTCGGATGTTGACGTTTTTAAATCGATTGCAGCGTCTTGGAGTGGTGTGCCCGAGCACGAG gTAGACGAAGATTTACGTCATAAAGCCAAGCAACTTTGTTACGGTATATTATACGGAATGGGTAATAGGACTCTGTCTCAACATTTAAACGTAACAGAATTAGAGGCTGCATATTTTATggatatgttttataagacCTATCCATCGATAAAAGTTTTTACAGCGAGTCTGATAGAGGAGTGTAGGAAGAAAGGTTACGTGGAAACTTTGATGAAAAGGAGAAGATATCTTCCTAACATCAACAGCAGTGTTCCTTCAAAGAGGA GTGCAGCTGAAAGGCAAGCTGTTAACACGACCATCCAAGGATCGGCCGCAGACATAGCGAAGTCAGCGATGTGTTCCATACAACAAAGCACTTCATCACTTCTGATATTACAAATGCACGATGAACTTATATACGAAGTACcggttaataataaacaagattttatagttattttaaaaaaatctatggaAAATACCGTCCGTCTGAACGTACCTTTACCGGTCAAAATAAAGTGTGGTCAAACCTGGGGTACAATGGAGGAcgtcaaataa
- the LOC116767035 gene encoding UPF0415 protein C7orf25 homolog, which produces MNYTTEELLRMVDDKIDYGNKLVKLLEDKYEIDGVKKLQRKVRQEIEFLQRLQKSKKVKKEQLSCSNLRHLEAMVDCAIRPGVVSVCKIFHVSNDSKLLVDIISDDGKTWTKVIARNPRSLSALSSGNSSYGARSIVDQAVDYIECAKLYPCMYQSPKVVFEFVSGIEESLANKLKSKGVVVEGEILSDSKEEEEYEDPFESSDGEVDNSSQILQDVSQCMQDHRDLNILNLDVTAMMAYVSNMTNGSCNYIFQQPVLTQQAEWEAERPVKPILEKLFENKMLVCCRTAWDDFEKIVNTLGGPNEKRRTLELKEMVRVYEDDYGGQDDYPRQNLKVRGHVRLRSKIIFNFGHRIKALTVSANEGFVRAAAQQGVTYATFILESRALTEGKEPTATEIKL; this is translated from the exons atgaattacacTACAGAAGAACTCTTGCGTATGGTAGATGACAAAATTGATTATGGGAATAAGTTAGTGAAGTTACTAGAGGATAAGTATGAAATTGACGGGGTGAAGAAACTTCAAAGAAAAGTTCGTCAAGAAATAGAATTTCTCCAAAGA ttgcaaaaatctaaaaaagtgaaaaaagaACAGTTGTCGTGTTCAAATTTACGACATTTGGAAGCGATGGTAGATTGTGCTATAAGACCTGGAGTTGTATCTGTGTGTAAAATCTTTCATGTCAGCAATGATAGCAAGTTGCTTGTTGATATCATAAGTGATGATGGAAAGACTTGGACTAAAG TAATTGCAAGAAATCCGAGATCTCTTTCTGCATTAAGTTCAGGAAATTCATCATATGGGGCTCGCTCAATAGTTGACCAAGCTGTCGACTATATAGAATGTGCTAAATTATATCCATGTATGTATCAGTCTCCTAAG GTTGTTTTTGAATTTGTAAGTGGAATAGAAGAATCATTGGCAAATAAACTGAAGTCAAAAGGTGTTGTTGTTGAAGGAGAAATATTGTCAGATTCTAAAGAAGAAGAGGAATATGAAGATCCCTTTGAGTCCAGTGATGGTGAAGTAGATAATAG TTCTCAGATATTACAAGATGTTTCACAATGTATGCAAGATCACAGagatcttaatattttaaacctagATGTGACGGCTATGATGGCATATGTGAGTAACATGACAAATGGCTCCTGCAATTATATCTTCCAACAGCCTGTTTTGACTCAACAAGCTGAATGGGAAGCTGAACGGCCAGTAAAGccaattttagaaaaattatttgaaa ataaaatgCTTGTATGCTGTAGAACAGCGTGGGATGATTTTGAAAAGATAGTAAATACTTTGGGAGGTCCGAATGAAAAGAGACGAACTTTAGAATTGAAGGAAATGGTCAGAGTATATGAAGATGACTATGGAG GTCAAGATGATTATCCCAGACAAAACTTAAAAGTTAGAGGCCATGTCAGATTAagatctaaaataatatttaattttggacACAGAATTAAAGCTCTCACAGTTTCTGCGAATGAAGGATTTGTTAGGGCGGCGGCACAACAG GGTGTTACATATGCGACATTTATCCTGGAGTCCCGAGCTTTAACTGAGGGAAAAGAACCAACTGCTACAGAAATTAAGTTATGA
- the LOC116766803 gene encoding proliferation-associated protein 2G4 → MADDKEVEKTVAEDLVVTKYKLAGQIVNRVLEQVIAKCIPEASAREICEFGDKLLLDETSKVFKKEKDSKKGIAFSTCVSVNNCICHFSPIPSETDYILKEGDLAKIDLGAHIDGFIAVVAHTVVVGGGEVTGRAADVLLAAHYASEAALRLLRPSNENYAITDVVQKISAEYGCKPIEGMLSHQLKQFRIDGEKSIIQNPSEAQRKEHEKATFETYEVYAMDVLISTGEGVGREMDTRCTIYKKTDEIYQLKLKSSRTFYREVRNKHGSMPFNLRSFDKETSARLGVVECVNHKLIEPFQVLYERPGELVAQFKFTVLLLPSGTHRITGLPFDKNQCKTERTIKDPELNALLNSSAKSNKKKKKKTGAEEAMEVETAA, encoded by the exons ATGGCTGACGATAAAGAAGTGGAAAAAACTGTTGCAGAAGACTTGGTTGTAACCAAGTATAAATTAGCGGGGCAAATTGTTAACC GTGTTTTAGAACAAGTGATTGCTAAATGCATACCAGAGGCGTCTGCACGTGAAATATGTGAATTTGGTGACAAATTGTTGCTTGACGAAACTTCTAAAGTCTTCAAAAAAGAGAAAGATTCCAAAAAAGGCATCGCATTTTCGACATGCGTATCTGTAAACAATTGTATATGTCACTTTTCTCCAATACCAAGTGAAACGGATTACATCCTGAAAGAGGGTGATTTAGCTAAAAT tgaCCTTGGAGCTCATATAGATGGCTTCATAGCAGTGGTAGCACATACAGTGGTGGTAGGCGGTGGTGAGGTCACTGGTAGAGCAGCTGATGTCTTACTAGCTGCTCACTATGCAAGTGAAGCTGCTTTGAGACTCCTCAGACCTAGCAATGAG aaCTATGCTATCACTGATGTTGTTCAAAAGATAAGCGCAGAGTATGGCTGTAAGCCGATAGAGGGTATGTTATCCCATCAGCTGAAACAGTTCAGAATTGATGGAGAGAAAAGCATTATCCAGAATCCATCAGAAGCACAACGGAAGGAACATGAAAAGGCTACTTTTGAAACTTATGAAGTTTATGCTATGGATGTATTAATCTCCACTGGGGAAGGTGTT gGCCGTGAAATGGATACTAGGTGtactatatacaaaaaaacagaTGAAATCTatcaacttaaattaaaatcatctaGAACATTCTACAGAGAA GTCCGAAATAAACATGGGTCAATGCCTTTTAACTTAAGATCCTTTGACAAAGAAACAAGTGCAAGACTGGGTGTAGTTGAGTGTGTTAACCACAAACTCATTGAGCCCTTCCAG GTGCTATATGAGAGACCAGGTGAATTGGTAGCACAATTCAAGTTTACAGTACTCTTACTGCCGAGTGGCACTCATCGCATAACGGGTTTGCCATTTGACAAGAACCAGTGTAAGACTGAACGGACCATTAAGGACCCAGAACTCAAT GCCCTTCTGAATTCTTCGgcgaaatcaaataaaaagaagaaaaagaagacCGGTGCGGAGGAAGCGATGGAAGTTGAAACAGCTGCCTAG
- the LOC116766775 gene encoding MICOS complex subunit MIC13 homolog QIL1-like, with amino-acid sequence MLKFGVKSVILGSAVYYTIDKGVWKDSSTTSKLYEELEEGVSPYVGELKKQIPYELPPLPSNDRMTYLFKYYWNSGVKATFRFLIDLPTHATNAASKSYEFINSVIEPVDPASRQDNEK; translated from the exons ATGTTGAA gTTTGGTGTAAAATCTGTAATACTGGGCTCAGCAGTATATTATACCATTGATAAAGGAGTATGGAAAGACAGCTCGACAACTTCTAAGCTGTATGAAGAACTTGAAGAAGGTGTGTCACCTTATGTAGGCgaactaaaaaaacaaataccaTACGAG CTACCTCCACTACCGTCTAATGATAGAAtgacatatttattcaaatattattggaaTAGTGGAGTGAAAGCCACATTTAGGTTTTTGATTGATCTTCCTACACACGCCACGAATGCTGCAAGCAAGTCGtacgaatttataaattcagtaATAGAACCAGTTGATCCAGCTTCTAGACaagataatgaaaaatga
- the LOC116766973 gene encoding uncharacterized protein LOC116766973: MKYILKLLDSINQCLIPKLAKNFDERENHPEFEIRNNTLDQNFKSLEQYLGDLDLPNTKGTATIIAALIILYKELDCECPWNGEKSKEYSKKLNIYFELVCGSRLDTILHENKNFNIQEIFNICLENLHSKLTYENFKKYPGQVEVYCWLAKDLRRFQVKVKPAQVFPAALLLIEDYININTSKGLICCLSILRCLKSGDYEGGNYYEVIYRSLNKTFIEKDADITKLTHACLLELCEIFPPIFKTQKLQEMYTGILDQLMTESNLYRKGECLSFAKSIIEMHKVNCISENTFKVIICDCLDICTNEVVADILLNKTLECLDEWIQYGWCVWRFSTDYRMISILFKVLYVCKDNSTALYIQKLIVTFITLCKPEEKKQILKSLENVNKISSVNFRNQVEAIKKEINI; encoded by the exons atgaagtaTATTCTCAAACTATTGGATAGTATAAACCAATGCTTAATACCAAAACTAGCAAAAAATTTTGACGAACGGGAGAATCATCCAGAGTTTGAAATTCGAAATAATACCTTAGATCAAAACTTCAAATCTCTTGAACAATACTTAGGCGATCTGGATCTTCCAAATACAAAAGGAACCGCTACAATTATAGCAGcgcttataattttatataaagaattagaTTGTGAATGCCCATGGAATGGCGAAAAATCAaaagaatattcaaaaaaattaaatatttactttgaacTTGTTTGTGGTTCTCGTTTGGACACTATTTTGCAtgagaacaaaaattttaatatacaagaaatattcaatatatgctTAGAAAATTTGCACAGCAAGTTGACATATgagaatttcaaaaaatatcccGGCCAGGTTGAAGTGTATTGCTGGCTGGCTAAAGATTTGAGG agATTTCAAGTGAAAGTGAAACCAGCCCAAGTTTTTCCAGCAGCTCTGCTTTTAATtgaagattatataaatattaatacaagcAAGGGACTTATATGTTGTTTATCTATACTGAGGTGTCTG aaatctGGTGATTATGAAGGTGGCAACTATTACGAAGTCATATACaggagtttaaataaaaccttcatTGAGAAAGATGCGGACATAACTAAACTGACTCATGCTTGTCTCCTGGAGTTGTGTGAAATTTTTCCTCCTATATTtaag acACAAAAACTTCAAGAAATGTATACTGGAATTCTAGACCAATTAATGACTGAATCAAATTTATACAGGAAAGGAGAATGTTTGAGTTTTGCAAAATCTATTATAGAGATGCACAAAGTGAACTGCATCAGTGAGAAcacttttaaagttataatatgtgACTGTTTAGATATATGCACTAACGAGGTTGTGGCcgatatacttttaaataagacaTTGGAG tGCTTAGATGAGTGGATTCAATACGGATGGTGCGTTTGGAGATTTTCAACTGATTATAGAATGATATCAATACTGTTCAAAgtgttgtatgtatgtaaggaCAACAGCACAGCTCTATACATTCAAAAGCTGATCGTCACATTCATTACATTATGTAAACCTGAAGAGAAGAAGCAGATATTGAAAAGTTTGgaaaatgttaacaaaatatcGAGTGTTAATTTCAGAAATCAAGtggaagcaataaaaaaagaaattaatatttaa